The following coding sequences lie in one Asterias amurensis chromosome 18, ASM3211899v1 genomic window:
- the LOC139950854 gene encoding trypsin-2-like has product MNNIVLVALAVLIPSCLGSLIVGGHESVPHSRPYQVAIMTQYKSQYCGGSLVHEKWVVTAAHCTAGEGKPAHVGLGYHAINKHSGPNQQFISGIWRVNLNFNNGGQSFNNDIALIELNTPATTNSDVKIIRISPVEPYPGMEMLVSGWGNRDPSTWDPPIELNEVVVFADTYQRCSKAYGLITPSMFCASVKGGGKDSCQGDSGGPIVSNFAADTHQDGVLLNGIVSFGWGCAEATHPGVYTKIANYCTWLNTTSNGDVNCV; this is encoded by the exons ATGAACAACATTGTTCTTGTTGCACTCG CTGTGCTGATCCCAAGCTGTTTGGGTTCCCTCATCGTGGGTGGACATGAGTCTGTCCCACACAGCCGACCCTACCAGGTAGCCATCATGACGCAGTATAAAAGCCAATACTGTGGGGGTTCATTAGTTCACGAGAAGTGGGTTGTCACCGCTGCGCACTGCAC CGCTGGAGAAGGTAAGCCGGCGCACGTTGGTCTTGGATATCATGCCATTAACAAACACAGTGGTCCAAATCAGCAGTTCATCAGCGGCATTTGGAGGgttaatttaaatttcaataacGGTGGTCAGAGTTTCAATAACGATATCGCTTTGATTGAGTTGAATACTCCCGCCACTACAAACAGCGACGTTAAAATCATCCGCATCTCTCCTGTCGAGCCATATCCGGGAATGGAAATGCTTGTTAGCGGCTGGGGAAACCGTGACC CAAGCACCTGGGATCCTCCAATCGAATTGAATGAGGTGGTTGTCTTCGCAGACACTTATCAGAGATGCTCGAAAGCCTACGGTCTCATCACTCCAAGCATGTTCTGCGCTAGTGTCAAAGGAGGAGGTAAAGATTCTTGCCAG GGTGACAGTGGTGGACCAATCGTTAGTAACTTCGCTGCGGACACCCATCAGGATGGTGTACTGCTTAACGGTATAGTCAGCTTTGGCTGGGGTTGTGCAGAGGCCACACATCCCGGAGTCTACACAAAGATAGCCAACTATTGTACCTGGTTGAACACAACTTCTAATGGCGACGTCAATTGTGTGTAA